A stretch of the Amycolatopsis sp. BJA-103 genome encodes the following:
- a CDS encoding GNAT family N-acetyltransferase produces the protein MQLRQEIPADSEAIHAVHLAAFAKHSVPVVEAKLVDELREDGDLIGALSIVAERDGKVVGHVCCSPSRLGSDEKSTVGLGPLGVLPEYHASGIGSALVHAVLGAADALGYGAVVLLGDPNYYSRFGFVLAGQHGITPPVAEWAPHFQVRTLRAYTPGLRGEFRYSPAFDRL, from the coding sequence ATGCAGCTCCGACAGGAAATCCCGGCCGACAGCGAGGCGATCCACGCCGTCCACCTGGCCGCGTTCGCGAAACACAGTGTCCCGGTGGTCGAGGCGAAACTCGTCGACGAACTCAGGGAGGACGGCGATCTGATCGGCGCACTGTCCATCGTGGCCGAACGCGACGGGAAGGTCGTCGGACACGTCTGCTGCAGCCCGTCCCGCCTCGGCTCCGACGAGAAGTCGACGGTCGGCCTCGGCCCGCTCGGCGTCCTGCCCGAGTACCACGCCTCCGGCATCGGCTCCGCGCTCGTGCACGCGGTGCTCGGCGCGGCGGACGCGCTCGGCTACGGCGCGGTGGTCCTGCTCGGCGACCCGAACTATTACTCCCGCTTCGGCTTCGTCCTCGCCGGACAGCACGGGATCACACCACCGGTCGCGGAATGGGCGCCGCACTTCCAGGTCCGCACCCTTCGCGCGTACACCCCCGGGCTCCGGGGCGAGTTCCGCTACTCGCCCGCGTTCGACCGCCTCTAG
- a CDS encoding S8 family peptidase has product MNNSLGTLKRRLPVFGVTAAVAVLTALGGTTAASAAEGSIVNAGSAKAIKDSYIVVLKDGSSVEAAAKNLTNRHGGTVEKTFASSVRGFSGALTEKQAKRVAADPAVAYVEQNQTVSISADQLNPPSWGLDRVDQQSLPLDQKYSYSTTASNVTAYVVDTGILTTHPDFGGRATHGRDTVDNDNDATDCQGHGTHVAGTIGGTAHGLAKGVKLVAVRVLNCSGSGTTAGVIAGVDWVTANAVKPAVANMSLGGGASATLDQAVQRSIAAGVTYGVAAGNDYGANACNTSPARTPEAITVGSTTNTDAKSDFSNIGTCLDIFAPGSGITSTWLNNGTNTISGTSMATPHVVGAAALYASANPTATPAQVRDALVNAGTKGKVTSPGTGSPNVLLYTGTGGGPGPEPTPCGTQTSSGAVAIPDAGAAVTSTVTVANCARNASATTKVAVNITHTYVGDLVIDLVAPDGTSYRLKGSSNDSSDNINTTYTVNAAAEAANGAWKLKVQDVYRVDTGTLNSWSLTL; this is encoded by the coding sequence TTGAACAATTCCCTGGGAACCTTGAAAAGACGCCTGCCTGTCTTCGGTGTCACTGCGGCCGTCGCCGTGCTCACGGCGCTCGGCGGCACCACCGCCGCGTCGGCGGCCGAGGGTTCGATCGTCAACGCGGGTAGCGCCAAGGCGATCAAGGACAGCTACATCGTCGTGCTGAAGGACGGCTCCTCGGTCGAAGCCGCGGCCAAGAACCTGACGAACCGTCACGGCGGAACGGTCGAGAAGACCTTCGCGTCGTCGGTCCGCGGTTTTTCCGGCGCGCTGACCGAAAAGCAGGCGAAGCGTGTCGCCGCCGACCCCGCGGTGGCCTACGTGGAGCAGAACCAGACCGTCTCGATCTCGGCGGACCAGCTGAACCCGCCCTCGTGGGGCCTGGACCGGGTCGACCAGCAAAGCCTTCCGCTGGACCAGAAGTACAGCTACAGCACCACCGCGTCGAACGTCACCGCGTACGTCGTCGACACCGGCATCCTCACCACGCACCCCGACTTCGGCGGACGCGCGACCCACGGTCGTGACACCGTCGACAACGACAACGACGCCACGGACTGCCAGGGCCACGGCACCCACGTCGCGGGCACCATCGGCGGCACCGCGCACGGTCTGGCCAAGGGCGTCAAGCTCGTCGCCGTCCGCGTGCTGAACTGCTCCGGTTCCGGGACGACCGCCGGTGTCATCGCCGGTGTCGACTGGGTCACCGCGAACGCCGTCAAGCCCGCCGTCGCGAACATGAGCCTCGGCGGCGGCGCTTCGGCGACCCTCGACCAGGCCGTCCAGCGGTCGATCGCGGCAGGCGTCACCTACGGTGTCGCGGCCGGTAACGACTACGGCGCCAACGCGTGCAACACCTCCCCGGCCCGCACGCCCGAGGCGATCACCGTCGGCTCGACCACGAACACCGACGCCAAGTCCGACTTCTCCAACATCGGCACCTGCCTCGACATCTTCGCGCCGGGCAGCGGCATCACGTCGACGTGGCTGAACAACGGCACCAACACCATCAGCGGCACCTCGATGGCGACCCCGCACGTCGTCGGCGCGGCCGCGCTGTACGCCTCGGCCAACCCGACCGCCACGCCCGCCCAGGTCCGTGACGCGCTCGTCAACGCGGGCACCAAGGGCAAGGTGACCAGCCCGGGCACCGGTTCGCCGAACGTGCTGCTCTACACCGGTACCGGCGGTGGCCCCGGCCCCGAGCCCACGCCCTGTGGCACGCAGACCAGCAGCGGCGCCGTCGCCATCCCCGACGCCGGTGCCGCGGTGACCAGCACGGTCACCGTCGCGAACTGCGCCCGCAACGCCTCGGCCACCACCAAGGTCGCGGTGAACATCACCCACACCTACGTCGGTGACCTGGTCATCGACCTGGTCGCGCCGGACGGCACCTCGTACCGCCTGAAGGGTTCGAGCAACGACTCGTCCGACAACATCAACACCACGTACACCGTCAACGCCGCGGCCGAGGCCGCGAACGGCGCCTGGAAGCTGAAGGTGCAGGACGTGTACCGGGTCGACACCGGCACGCTCAACAGCTGGTCGCTGACCCTCTGA